TTTGCGGCCGGGCATGTCCATCACGGCGTCAAATTACCAGCCGATGAAAGGAGTGCCGCCTTGGCAGGAACCAGCCAACTTCGCGCGTTAGTGGTTATTCCCACTTATAACGAAGCGGCGAATATTCAAACTGTCATTAACCGCATTTTAGGATTGCCAAACGTTGCCATTGAAATCCTGATTGTGGATGATAACTCTCCTGACGGCACCGGCGAGATCGTGGCGAATTGGTCGCAATGCGAGCCCCGCCTGCATATCCTGCGCCGGCCCGGCAAAATGGGGTTGGGTACGGCCTACGTCGACGGCTTTCGTTATGCCTTGCAACACGGTTACGAGGCGATCTTCGAGATGGACGCCGATCTCTCCCACAGCCCGGAAGATCTGCCACGTCTTTTGGAAAAAATCGAGGAGTACGATTTGGTCATCGGCTCGCGATATCTGCGAGGTGGCATCAACGTCATCAACTGGCCACTATCGCGGTTGCTGCTCAGTGTGTTTGCCAACTGGTACACACGAACCATCACCGGCATGCCTATTTATGATTGTACCAGTGGCTTCAAATGCATTCATCGCCGGGTGCTGCAAGCCGTCCGTTTGGACAAAATCGCGTCGAACGGTTATGCCTTTCAAATCGAGCTGCATTATAAAATCTGGCGCCAGGGCTCGCGCATTTGTGAGATTCCCATTGTGTTCACCGAGCGGCGGCAGGGCAAATCCAAAATGTCGGGAAAAGTACAATTTGAAGCCGCGACAATGGTCTGGCGACTCAAAATTCTGGATTGGTTGGGGCAAATAACCTGATAAGCCGCATCATTTGGGCATGAAAATTTTTGCGCGCTTCAAACTTTTTTGCGCACAAAAATATTCAACCGGATCGGCCGCGGTTCATTAGCGCTAATCACCTGATCGTTGCGCGAATACGTCACCGTATAAACGTCGGTGACCGAAGCCGCGATTTCGTGAAAAATCGCTTTTAATTTGGCTTTGTCCTCCGCCAGCCGAAACACCCCTTGCGAAGCCCGTGCCAGGCGTTGCAACAAGTCTGCATCCAGCTCGCCCCGCCCTTTATAACCGATCGTAAAACTTGGAATCTGATTCCTCTTCAACTGCGCCGCCACCGTGTCCGCCGAAGTGGTTCGGAATGAATAGTTGTCGCGGCCGTCGGTAAACGTCACCAAAGCCCTGGCGTCGACTTTTAACAGCGGATCGGCCAGCATATCAATCCCGGCCAGCATGCCGTCGTATAACGCCGTAAATTCACCCTGCTTGATATCTTTATCAATGAAATCAAAAATTTTTTGCTTCATGGATTCGGCGCTGGCGCTGTTCAGGTCGATTTTCATGCTGTTGATTCCGGTGGAAAAAGCCACAACCCCAACTCGCGCCGAATCGACGGTGTTCTGAAAAACCAAATTGATGAAGTCTTTGGCGTCAAGCTTGACTTCGTTAAAATCATTCCCCAGCGAGTTGCTCGCATCCAAAACCAAAACGATGCCGAGGTTGTTCAATTTACGGACACGGCTATGTTTGAATTCTGTGAATGTCACCCATTTCCCTTCTGCTTTTTCCTCAAATGACAGGCTGGTGATCTCATAGTTGATTTTCTTTTCACCCACCCAGTCGAAAATCCTGAGATCGCTAAAAATGACATCGATCTGATGGCCGGCTTTTCGTTCGGCGCGAACCGCCACCGATTTGATCGCTTTGGGAAGCGCGTTCAGCTCGATGACAAACTTGGGATCGGCCGAGGGCGTTTGCGCTGCGTTGGAATTGACGGCGGGATTGGTGTATTTTCCTTCAATTCGGAAGACGTTTTGATTATCTGCGGGTTCGTTGTCCGTGGGATTGCTGATGTGGCAGCTTAAAAACAATGCCGCCGAAGCAAGCAGCGGCGTCAAGAGCTTGGTCGTCCTTTTCATATCCGCCTCGGAAAATTGTCCGCATTTTCCAGTAAAGCTCAGCGACGAAATTTGAGCCGCCTCCTTGCGGATCGTCAATAGAGCTTCTCTTTTCGCGAATTTCCTAATTGTTAAAACTACGCGCAAAGGCTGGGGTTTGCGCAAGGTCGGCTGTCTTTGGTGGGCGCGGTCGTTGTGTTATGGCCGGTTAAAATGAATCGACCGGCCAATCTTGAAATGTTGAAACGCGGAATTTTCATGGCGTCGCAAGATGGGCTTGCAGCCCCTCCCAATCTTCAATTTCCGTGAACCGTTGCAAAATCGCATCAATCTGATCCTCATCATTTAAGGCGCGCAGCCTCGCAACAATATCAAGCGGAATCGCACCGAATTTTTGGGAGAGAAGCAAAAGGATGGTTTCGATTTTACCTTCATTTTTACCTTCAATTTTGCCTTCAGCTTTGCCTCTATTATAACTGGTGGTGAGCATGGCGTAGCTATCGCGCATGTATTTCAGGTTGATTTCGTATTCCCGTCTTTCTTTCGGAGTGAGCTTCGCCAGCTCGGCGACGCGAAAAGCTTTGCGAAAGATCGGATCGTTTTGGAATACCTCGGGAATGCTCTCGAGCGCGGGCAAATATTTCAGAAAATAAAGCCATTTGTTGAGATGAAAATCCAGGCTGTATTCCGGCTTTCTTTCGTCGAACAACGGCAATTCGACCGTTACGAATTTCAGCTTGCCATAAAAAGGATCGTAGGGCGGCTCATCATTTCTGAGGCTGTTGCGATTCACGGCTTTTTTGCTGCCGTCCAAAGTGTATCCCAACACCGCGATGCAATAAATTGCCTTCAGCTCGAAATCCCAAGTGGTCGCGATTTCTTTTCCACCATACACGGCCGCCGTGGCCTCGCGGATGCGCCAAGCTTCCGAAGGGAAATCATGGGAGTAATAGGGCTTTCCTTTCTTCGCTTGCGCAACAATCGGAAAGGTCGAATAATAAAGCATCCGGTCTTTAATGAAGGCCATCCGGTTCTTTTGCATTTCAATGAGAAAGTGATTGCCGTTCGCATCTTCGCAAAAAATGTCGTAGATTCCCTTGCGTTCTTCGGCCGTCTCGGGAAGCCGTTCGCGGTTCGAGAAATCGAGATCGCGCAAGGGCGCTTCGAGCTCCAACACGTCATTGATGAAGCTCATAATAATGTCTTTATTGGCTTCTTCGCCAAAAAGCTTTTTGAAGCCAAAATCAGTGGTCGGGTCAATGAACCTTGACATAATTTCCTCCCGTTTTAAAAAAGTTCTAATCCACGATCACCGCAACTGCACCTTTCGGCAACACCTCACCGATTTGCCTGGCCGGCACACCGTGATCCGAAAGCCGCAACAAATACTCATCAACTTTTTCAGGCGAAAGGCTGACCAACAAACCGCCGGCAGTTTGGGGATCATGCAAGACTTTGGCGACCATCGGATCAACACCAGCGCGAATGGTGACATGATCTTTGACAAATTCCCAATTATTGCGATTGCCGCCGGGAACGCAGCCTTGGGCGGCGAAATGCAAAACCTCCGGCAGCATTGGAACGGCTTTGGCGTCAATCCGAAAAGTCACGGCGCTGGCTGCGGCCATTTCGTAAGCATGCCCCAGCAGGCCAAAGCCCGTAATGTCGGTTGCCGCGTGCGCGCCGACAGCGATCATCGCTTCACTCGCCGCGCGATTCAACTGCAGCATGCTTTGCGTGAGCTGGCGGATTCCATCGTCGGGTAACAAACCGCGTTTTACCGCCGTGCTGAGAATGCCCGTACCCAGCGGTTTGGTGAGCACCAATGCATCGCCGACCTGCGCCGTGTGATTGTGCACGATCTGCTGCGGATGCACGACGCCGGTGACCGCGAGGCCGAATTTGATTTCCGGATCATCGACGGTGTGACCGCCGATAACCGCCACACCGGCGGCGGCCGCTTGATCGATGCCGCCATTCAAAATCGCCGCGAGCACATCCGGATCGCCTTTCGCCGGATAACACGCAATATTCAGCGCCGTGATCGGCTTGCCGCCCATGGCATAAACATCCGACAGCGAGTTGGTCGCCGCAATGCGGCCATAATCGTACGGGTCATCAACGATCGGCGTAAAGAAATCCACCGTCTGCACCAGCGCCAAATCCTCGCGCAGTTGGAAAATACCGGCGTCGGCCGCGGCTTCGAGGCCTACCAATACACCCGGCATGTTTGCTTTTCTCAATTTGGCTAAAACCTGCCACAACACCGTTGGGCTCATTTTGGAAGCTCAACCGGCGCAGCGGACTTTTTCGGTGAGGCGGGTGAGGTCTTCTTTGGTGGGATTGGGACTCATGATTGCCGGTTGCTCGTTGCTGGCGGCTTGTTGCTGGTTGCGCGTTGCTGTTTGCTTGTTGCTGGTTAGCATCCAACGACGACGAATATAACTTGCTTAGTTTTCAATTTTCTCAGCGGGATTATCTTCTGCGGCAAAGCTGTGTGAAAAAAGCAAACCTAATTCGTTATATACCCTCGCCATCGAAAGCTTGTCTCCCAACTCCTCGTAAATCGCCAATGCCTTTTCAAACCAATCCTTCGCTTTATTGATTTCTCCTTGTTTGGCGCATAGCTTGCCCAAATTTCTCAGGACCAGCGCCCTTCCGGGTAAATCGCCAATGGCCTCGGAGAGAGCGAGAGATTTTTCAAAATATGCTGTCGCCCTTGACCAATTCCCATTGGTCGGTTCCTGCGGCGTCGAACGTTTTGAAGGAACATTTTCCACTTCAGACGCAATTATTTCCTCCGCTTGTGCTTCCTTGCGATCTTGGAGATAAAAATAAACGGCAGCAACCGCGCCAAACACGGCCAACCCGCCGAATATGATGAAGTAACCTTCTGCAAAACCACTCATGATTCATCTCCTCTATGGCCTTTTTGCTGACTCTGATCTTTTGGGGTAATAACATAGCCGATGATACCCAAGCCAGACGCTATAACAATTCCAACAATAAACTCCAGCAGATGAATATCACGATTAATAAGCTTGCCGATTACGATACTGGTTCCGGCATACTTGCACAAATCAAAGAACAAGTCACCCAGCTTCTCACGCTTTTTGCGATTTTTCACTGATCTTCCTCCCGCTCCGGTTTAAAAGCTCTCTGTTTCCACTCCCAATATTCTAACATCACCCCGCCGCTCCGTAATTCCCGCCGCGTCGAAATATTGCATCAGCGGTACGGCGAATTTGCGGCTGGTGTTTTCCACCAGCTCTTTGAATTGGCTAACGGTAATTTCGTGATTTTGGCGCAAATAGTCAATCACTCTTTTTTTCGCTTCGTCGAGGCGGCGCTGGTGCATGAAGATACCCTCTTCGAGCCGCACAATCTCTTTTTGAATCAGCAAGACGCTCAAAATATCCTCGATTTCCTTTTCAGCCACGGAAAATTTCGCCGCCAGCTCAGCCGGGCTCGCTGGCGCATAAGCCTGGGCGAAGAGTATATCGCTTACTTTTTGCCGCAAATTTTGTTGCGCGGGGGACAACTGAATCTCATGATCGATCAAAGCAACATGCGCTTCAACTTCTTTGATCTTTCCAGCAGCTTTATAATGCTCGATAAAAAAATTGAGCAGCGCGGCGTCCGTTAAAGGCGGGAGAAATCCGCTCAATTCGGCTTTGCGCAGGCCGAGGCGGATGGGATTTTTCTGATGATACTCGCGCAGCAAATTTTCAAGCTGATGCCACAGCGCTTCGAGCCGTTGGCGGTGCAAAAAACCGCGCTTGCCAACTTGCAGCACTTGTTGCGAGTGCATCAATGTTTGCACTTGCTTTTGCAGCTCTTCTTTGCGGCCGCCGGTTTCTGCGGCGAGTTGATCGATGGTGACGACGTAGCGTCCGGCCACGAGAAATTGCGCCGCCAGCAATTCCTGCGGATCTTCCTTTTCCAACGCTTGCAATTTCGGCAGCAAAGCCGCGTCGCGGGCGCGATACGGCGCGGCGTCGGCATCCAAGATGACGCCGCCGCCGATCGTGCGTGGCGGCGAATAACGGCGAATCACCAGCGGCTCCAATCGCCGCGTTGCGACTGGCGTCTCAAAAATAAAATGCACGTAACCATTTTGCCCCGGCTTGATTTCATTCGCGCCAATCGGAATCACCCGCGCCAAAATTTCAGCGGTGCCGAGATGCACGCGCACACGCGAACGGTTTTTCAGCGGCGCCGGCGCCGAAGCCAATAATTGCACGCGGCAATTCGCCCTTGCCGTCGGATGAAAATAACCGGAGGCGCAAAGCACATCGCCGCGACCGACGTCTTCAACGCCGACACCCAACAAATTGACCGCCGCCCGGTCGCCGATTTGCACGCTGTTGATTTCCTTGCCGTGGCGCTGCAAGCCCCGCACGCGCACGACTTTTTGCGCCGGCAGAATTTCCAGCGTTTCGCCAACGTGGGCTTGCCCGGAAAGCACCGAACCGGTGATCACTGTGCCAAATCCCTTCATCGAAAAAGCGCGATCCACCGGCATCCAAAACACCCCGCGATCCTGCCGCGGCGGCAGTGTCGCGATGATTTCGGTGATGGTGTGGCGCAATTCCGGAATTCCTTCGCCGGTGAGATTGGAAACCGGTATGATCGGCGCATTTTCCAGAAACGTCGTTTTTAAAATGGCGCGAATTTCCTCCTTCACCAATTCCAGCCAATCCGGTTCGACCAAATCCTTTTTGGTGAGCGCCACCAGCCCGCGCCGGACTTGTAGCAGTTGGCAAATTTCAAGATGCTCGCGCGTTTGCGGCATGATGCCGTCATCGGCAGCAATCACGAAAAGCACGAGGTCGATGGTGCTCACGCCGGCGACCATGTTCTTGATGAACTTCTCGTGGCCCGGCACATCAATGATCGTCGCCCACTCGCCGAGATGCGCGAACCCGAGATCGATGGTCATGCCGCGAGCTTTTTCTTCCGGCAGGCGGTCCGTATCCACGCCGGTGAGCGCCTTCACCAGCGAAGTCTTGCCATGATCGATGTGGCCGGCGGTGCCGAGGATGATGTGACGTTTCATAATTTTTTGCAGTCGTGGTGTATTGGAATTCCATTGCTTCAATACTCCATCACTGCGGTTTATTCCTTACCCTCGAAGCCTCGAA
The sequence above is drawn from the candidate division KSB1 bacterium genome and encodes:
- a CDS encoding tetratricopeptide repeat protein gives rise to the protein MSGFAEGYFIIFGGLAVFGAVAAVYFYLQDRKEAQAEEIIASEVENVPSKRSTPQEPTNGNWSRATAYFEKSLALSEAIGDLPGRALVLRNLGKLCAKQGEINKAKDWFEKALAIYEELGDKLSMARVYNELGLLFSHSFAAEDNPAEKIEN
- the selB gene encoding selenocysteine-specific translation elongation factor — encoded protein: MKRHIILGTAGHIDHGKTSLVKALTGVDTDRLPEEKARGMTIDLGFAHLGEWATIIDVPGHEKFIKNMVAGVSTIDLVLFVIAADDGIMPQTREHLEICQLLQVRRGLVALTKKDLVEPDWLELVKEEIRAILKTTFLENAPIIPVSNLTGEGIPELRHTITEIIATLPPRQDRGVFWMPVDRAFSMKGFGTVITGSVLSGQAHVGETLEILPAQKVVRVRGLQRHGKEINSVQIGDRAAVNLLGVGVEDVGRGDVLCASGYFHPTARANCRVQLLASAPAPLKNRSRVRVHLGTAEILARVIPIGANEIKPGQNGYVHFIFETPVATRRLEPLVIRRYSPPRTIGGGVILDADAAPYRARDAALLPKLQALEKEDPQELLAAQFLVAGRYVVTIDQLAAETGGRKEELQKQVQTLMHSQQVLQVGKRGFLHRQRLEALWHQLENLLREYHQKNPIRLGLRKAELSGFLPPLTDAALLNFFIEHYKAAGKIKEVEAHVALIDHEIQLSPAQQNLRQKVSDILFAQAYAPASPAELAAKFSVAEKEIEDILSVLLIQKEIVRLEEGIFMHQRRLDEAKKRVIDYLRQNHEITVSQFKELVENTSRKFAVPLMQYFDAAGITERRGDVRILGVETESF
- a CDS encoding VWA domain-containing protein, with product MKRTTKLLTPLLASAALFLSCHISNPTDNEPADNQNVFRIEGKYTNPAVNSNAAQTPSADPKFVIELNALPKAIKSVAVRAERKAGHQIDVIFSDLRIFDWVGEKKINYEITSLSFEEKAEGKWVTFTEFKHSRVRKLNNLGIVLVLDASNSLGNDFNEVKLDAKDFINLVFQNTVDSARVGVVAFSTGINSMKIDLNSASAESMKQKIFDFIDKDIKQGEFTALYDGMLAGIDMLADPLLKVDARALVTFTDGRDNYSFRTTSADTVAAQLKRNQIPSFTIGYKGRGELDADLLQRLARASQGVFRLAEDKAKLKAIFHEIAASVTDVYTVTYSRNDQVISANEPRPIRLNIFVRKKV
- the selD gene encoding selenide, water dikinase SelD, which produces MSPNPTKEDLTRLTEKVRCAGUASKMSPTVLWQVLAKLRKANMPGVLVGLEAAADAGIFQLREDLALVQTVDFFTPIVDDPYDYGRIAATNSLSDVYAMGGKPITALNIACYPAKGDPDVLAAILNGGIDQAAAAGVAVIGGHTVDDPEIKFGLAVTGVVHPQQIVHNHTAQVGDALVLTKPLGTGILSTAVKRGLLPDDGIRQLTQSMLQLNRAASEAMIAVGAHAATDITGFGLLGHAYEMAAASAVTFRIDAKAVPMLPEVLHFAAQGCVPGGNRNNWEFVKDHVTIRAGVDPMVAKVLHDPQTAGGLLVSLSPEKVDEYLLRLSDHGVPARQIGEVLPKGAVAVIVD
- a CDS encoding PD-(D/E)XK nuclease family transposase: MSRFIDPTTDFGFKKLFGEEANKDIIMSFINDVLELEAPLRDLDFSNRERLPETAEERKGIYDIFCEDANGNHFLIEMQKNRMAFIKDRMLYYSTFPIVAQAKKGKPYYSHDFPSEAWRIREATAAVYGGKEIATTWDFELKAIYCIAVLGYTLDGSKKAVNRNSLRNDEPPYDPFYGKLKFVTVELPLFDERKPEYSLDFHLNKWLYFLKYLPALESIPEVFQNDPIFRKAFRVAELAKLTPKERREYEINLKYMRDSYAMLTTSYNRGKAEGKIEGKNEGKIETILLLLSQKFGAIPLDIVARLRALNDEDQIDAILQRFTEIEDWEGLQAHLATP
- a CDS encoding polyprenol monophosphomannose synthase, whose amino-acid sequence is MAGTSQLRALVVIPTYNEAANIQTVINRILGLPNVAIEILIVDDNSPDGTGEIVANWSQCEPRLHILRRPGKMGLGTAYVDGFRYALQHGYEAIFEMDADLSHSPEDLPRLLEKIEEYDLVIGSRYLRGGINVINWPLSRLLLSVFANWYTRTITGMPIYDCTSGFKCIHRRVLQAVRLDKIASNGYAFQIELHYKIWRQGSRICEIPIVFTERRQGKSKMSGKVQFEAATMVWRLKILDWLGQIT